Proteins encoded together in one Hevea brasiliensis isolate MT/VB/25A 57/8 chromosome 16, ASM3005281v1, whole genome shotgun sequence window:
- the LOC110665552 gene encoding histone acetyltransferase of the MYST family 2-like, with the protein MGSVETPTNPENGSANLAPAAVDGYQKPHSVVDGMPPPAAEMTQMESDSLKKRRVSMLPLEVGTRVMCRWRDGKYHQVKVIERRKMQCGGPNDYEYYVHYTEFNRRLDEWVKLEQLDLDSVETVIDEKVEDKVTSLKMTRHQKRKIDETHVEGHEELDAASLREHEEFTKVKNIATIELGRYEIETWYFSPFPPEYNDSVKLYFCEFCLNFMKRKEQLQRHMRKCDLKHPPGDEIYRSGTLSMFEVDGKKNKVYGQNLCYLAKLFLDHKTLYYDVDLFLFYVLCECDDRGCHMVGYFSKEKHSEESYNLACILTLPPYQRKGYGKFLIAFSYELSKKEGKVGTPERPLSDLGLLSYRGYWTRVLLDILKKHKGNISIKELSDMTAIKAEDILTTLQSLELIQYRKGQHVICADPKVLDRHLKAAGRGGLEVDVSKLIWTPYKEQG; encoded by the exons ATGGGTTCCGTAGAGACACCAACAAATCCGGAGAACGGCTCCGCAAATCTGGCCCCTGCCGCCGTGGACGGCTACCAGAAACCTCATTCTGTTGTCGACGGAATGCCTCCTCCGGCCGCAGAAATGACGCAGATGGAATCTGACTCGTTGAAGAAGAGAAGGGTGAGTATGCTACCGCTAGAGGTGGGTACTCGCGTGATGTGCCGTTGGAGGGACGGCAAGTATCACCAGGTAAAGGTAATTGAGCGCCGGAAGATGCAGTGCGGTGGACCTAACGATTACGAGTATTACGTTCACTACACCGAGT TTAATAGGAGGCTTGATGAATGGGTGAAGCTTGAACAGCTAGATCTTGATTCTGTGGAGACTGTCATAGATGAGAAGGTCGAAGACAAG GTAACAAGCTTGAAAATGACACGCCACCAGAAACGTAAGATTGATGAAACACATGTAGAG GGCCATGAGGAGCTTGATGCTGCTAGTTTACGTGAACATGAGGAATTCACAAAAGTGAAAAATATAGCCACTATTGAACTTGGGAGATATGAGATTGAGACATGGTACTTCTCCCCCTTTCCACCAGAATACAATGATTCTGTCAAGCTGTACTTTTGTGAGTTTTGCCTCAATTTCATGAAGCGTAAAGAACAGCTTCAAAGACATATG AGGAAGTGTGATCTCAAGCATCCCCCTGGTGATGAGATTTATCGAAGTGGTACATTGTCAATGTTTGAG GTTGATGGCAAAAAGAACAAAGTCTATGGCCAGAATCTTTGTTATTTGGCAAAGCTGTTTCTTGATCACAAGACCCTTTATTATGACGTGGACCTTTTTCTATTCTATGTTTTGTGTGAATGTGATGATCGAGGATGCCACATGGTTGGATATTTTTCCAAG GAAAAGCATTCAGAGGAGTCGTATAATTTGGCATGTATTCTCACTCTTCCTCCTTACCAAAGGAAAGGCTATGGAAAATTTTTAATTGCATTCT CATATGAACTTTCCAAGAAAGAAGGTAAAGTTGGTACACCTGAAAGACCGCTTTCTGACCTCGGGTTGTTAAGCTACAGAGGGTACTGGACCCGAGTTCTTTTGGACATCTTGAAAAAGCACAAGGGCAATATTTCTATCAAG GAGCTTAGTGACATGACAGCCATCAAAGCGGAGGATATTTTGACTACACTTCAGAGCCTAGAATTAATTCAGTACAGAAAGGGTCAGCATGTGATTTGTGCAGATCCAAAAGTCTTGGATCGTCATCTAAAAGCTGCCGGCCGTGGTGGTCTTGAGGTTGATGTTAGCAAATTGATCTGGACTCCTTATAAAGAACAGGGTTGA
- the LOC110665551 gene encoding uncharacterized protein LOC110665551 — MGNGYNHHQNLHLHHKATFLPMLCSRPSIKDVVLPKLEDRSMSSSADPLSPKIGCMGQVKRHNNKIVGFPTSNKFSITTRNDSTPVVKYSKLRRIFSAKNSFIGLTMTSTPNTTTSCRRRGEKIFNGARGAKIDNSKENSVSINIEDMDPPLPVIKKVQKPADGAEIDTLWKRRSGGPALKNLQLQQIQLNRNNLAPTTV; from the coding sequence ATGGGTAATGGATACAATCACCACCAAAACCTGCACCTCCATCACAAGGCCACATTCTTGCCCATGCTTTGTTCAAGACCATCCATCAAAGATGTGGTTCTACCCAAATTGGAGGATCGATCTATGTCTTCCTCCGCTGACCCTTTATCGCCGAAGATCGGTTGCATGGGCCAGGTCAAGAGACACAACAATAAGATAGTCGGCTTCCCTACTTCTAACAAGTTTAGCATCACCACCAGAAACGACAGTACTCCTGTCGTCAAGTACTCTAAGCTAAGGAGGATCTTCTCTGCCAAGAATAGTTTCATTGGCCTCACTATGACGTCGACACCAAATACTACAACTTCTTGTAGAAGAAGAGGAGAGAAGATCTTTAATGGTGCAAGAGGAGCCAAGATTGATAATAGTAAAGAGAATTCTGTTTCTATTAACATAGAAGATATGGATCCTCCTTTGCCTGTGATCAAGAAAGTGCAAAAACCAGCAGACGGAGCAGAAATAGACACTCTGTGGAAGAGGAGATCTGGTGGGCCTGCACTGAAAAATTTGCAGCTGCAACAAATTCAACTTAATAGAAATAATCTTGCACCAACTACTGTTTGA
- the LOC110665549 gene encoding vacuolar protein sorting-associated protein 9A isoform X2 codes for MSILCFIVSFSNNAPDPEKDSSMVQEFLAKMEAAFRAHPLWAGCSDEELESAGEGLEKYVMTKLFTRVFASLPDDVKVDEQLSDKMSLIQQFIRPENLDIKPTFQNETSWLLAQKELQKINMYKAPRDKLVCILNCCKVINNLLLNASIASNENPPGADEFLPVLIYVTIKANPPQLHSNLLYIQRYRCQSRLVAEAAYFFTNMLSAESFISNINAESLSIEETEFEKNMEFARALLSGLSTDLDSLSNQSDQNVGNNLNTEVLESKLQALNSNKERDSSIRSKSSETRSGSKDIQYVKDEPSVAKVPSLSDIEDKGALMLLKEDLASVVFREYPYLFAHTGDLTINDVEDLLNNYKQLVFKYVCLSKGLGGATPSLLLSNSQVYHHHEAETVKENQDTRTVEPDDESQKHTTMMNSSCTVSLVSEENIKSKSPLDEAMASQEEGKEETSQ; via the exons ATGTCCATTCTATG CTTCATTGTCTCTTTTTCAAACAATGCTCCTGATCCAGAGAAGGACAGTTCTATGGTACAGGAGTTCCTTGCCAAGATGGAAGCGGCTTTCAGGGCTCATCCACTCTGGGCTGGTTGCTCAGATGAGGAGCTGGAGAGTGCTGGTGAA GGACTCGAGAAGTATGTAATGACAAAGTTATTTACCCGTGTATTTGCTTCACTTCCAGATGATGTTAAAGTTGATGAGCAACTTTCTGATAAGATGTCTTTGATTCAACAATtcataaggcctgaaaatttggaCATTAAGCCAACCTTTCAAAATGAAACATCATGGCTG CTTGCCCAGAAAGAACTGCAAAAGATCAATATGTACAAAGCACCGAGAGACAAACTTGTGTGCATTCTCAATTGTTGCAAGGTCATAAATAACTTACTGCTTAATGCTTCAATTGCTTCCAATGAGAATCCTCCTGGGGCTGATGAATTTCTTCCTGTACTAATATATGTTACTATAAAG GCAAACCCTCCGCAGCTGCACTCAAATTTATTGTATATACAACGGTACAGGTGTCAATCCCGGCTAGTTGCAGAAGCAGCCTACTTTTTCACAAATATGCTCTCCGCAGAGTCTTTCATCTCAAACATTAATGCAGAATCCCTTTCAATAGAGGAAACTGAATTTGAAAAGAACATGGAATTTGCTCGAGCTCTTCTATCTGGGCTTTCAACTGATTTGGATAGTCTGTCTAATCAAAGTGATCAAAATGTAGGAAATAATCTTAATACAGAAGTTTTGGAATCCAAACTTCAAGCTTTAAATTCTAATAAGGAAAGGGACTCCTCGATTAGATCCAAATCTTCTGAAACAAGATCTGGCAGCAAGGACATACAATATGTGAAAGATGAGCCATCTGTGGCAAAGGTTCCGTCCCTCTCAGATATAGAGGATAAAGGAGCATTGATGCTTTTGAAAGAGGATCtggcaagtgtagtctttcgagaaTACCCATATTTGTTTGCTCATACTGGTGATCTGACAATCAATGATGTAGAAGACCTACTGAATAATTACAAACAGCTGGTTTTCAAGTATGTTTGTCTTTCCAAAGGGCTGGGTGGTGCTACCCCATCTCTTCTTCTGTCCAATTCTCAAGTTTATCACCACCATGAAGCTGAAACTGTCAAAGAAAATCAGGACACCAGAACAGTAGAGCCAGATGATGAATCACAAAAACATACTACTATGATGAATAGTTCATGTACTGTTTCTCTTGTCAGTGAAGAAAATATCAAATCAAAGTCCCCACTTGATGAGGCAATGGCATCTCAAGAGGAGGGAAAGGAGGAGACTTCTCAATGA
- the LOC110665549 gene encoding vacuolar protein sorting-associated protein 9A isoform X1: MENADVFLGLHDFLERMRQPSAADFVKSIKSFIVSFSNNAPDPEKDSSMVQEFLAKMEAAFRAHPLWAGCSDEELESAGEGLEKYVMTKLFTRVFASLPDDVKVDEQLSDKMSLIQQFIRPENLDIKPTFQNETSWLLAQKELQKINMYKAPRDKLVCILNCCKVINNLLLNASIASNENPPGADEFLPVLIYVTIKANPPQLHSNLLYIQRYRCQSRLVAEAAYFFTNMLSAESFISNINAESLSIEETEFEKNMEFARALLSGLSTDLDSLSNQSDQNVGNNLNTEVLESKLQALNSNKERDSSIRSKSSETRSGSKDIQYVKDEPSVAKVPSLSDIEDKGALMLLKEDLASVVFREYPYLFAHTGDLTINDVEDLLNNYKQLVFKYVCLSKGLGGATPSLLLSNSQVYHHHEAETVKENQDTRTVEPDDESQKHTTMMNSSCTVSLVSEENIKSKSPLDEAMASQEEGKEETSQ; the protein is encoded by the exons ATGGAGAACGCTGACGTCTTCCTGGGTTTGCACGACTTCCTTGAGCGCATGCGCCAACCATCAGCCGCCGATTTCGTCAAATCCATCAAGAG CTTCATTGTCTCTTTTTCAAACAATGCTCCTGATCCAGAGAAGGACAGTTCTATGGTACAGGAGTTCCTTGCCAAGATGGAAGCGGCTTTCAGGGCTCATCCACTCTGGGCTGGTTGCTCAGATGAGGAGCTGGAGAGTGCTGGTGAA GGACTCGAGAAGTATGTAATGACAAAGTTATTTACCCGTGTATTTGCTTCACTTCCAGATGATGTTAAAGTTGATGAGCAACTTTCTGATAAGATGTCTTTGATTCAACAATtcataaggcctgaaaatttggaCATTAAGCCAACCTTTCAAAATGAAACATCATGGCTG CTTGCCCAGAAAGAACTGCAAAAGATCAATATGTACAAAGCACCGAGAGACAAACTTGTGTGCATTCTCAATTGTTGCAAGGTCATAAATAACTTACTGCTTAATGCTTCAATTGCTTCCAATGAGAATCCTCCTGGGGCTGATGAATTTCTTCCTGTACTAATATATGTTACTATAAAG GCAAACCCTCCGCAGCTGCACTCAAATTTATTGTATATACAACGGTACAGGTGTCAATCCCGGCTAGTTGCAGAAGCAGCCTACTTTTTCACAAATATGCTCTCCGCAGAGTCTTTCATCTCAAACATTAATGCAGAATCCCTTTCAATAGAGGAAACTGAATTTGAAAAGAACATGGAATTTGCTCGAGCTCTTCTATCTGGGCTTTCAACTGATTTGGATAGTCTGTCTAATCAAAGTGATCAAAATGTAGGAAATAATCTTAATACAGAAGTTTTGGAATCCAAACTTCAAGCTTTAAATTCTAATAAGGAAAGGGACTCCTCGATTAGATCCAAATCTTCTGAAACAAGATCTGGCAGCAAGGACATACAATATGTGAAAGATGAGCCATCTGTGGCAAAGGTTCCGTCCCTCTCAGATATAGAGGATAAAGGAGCATTGATGCTTTTGAAAGAGGATCtggcaagtgtagtctttcgagaaTACCCATATTTGTTTGCTCATACTGGTGATCTGACAATCAATGATGTAGAAGACCTACTGAATAATTACAAACAGCTGGTTTTCAAGTATGTTTGTCTTTCCAAAGGGCTGGGTGGTGCTACCCCATCTCTTCTTCTGTCCAATTCTCAAGTTTATCACCACCATGAAGCTGAAACTGTCAAAGAAAATCAGGACACCAGAACAGTAGAGCCAGATGATGAATCACAAAAACATACTACTATGATGAATAGTTCATGTACTGTTTCTCTTGTCAGTGAAGAAAATATCAAATCAAAGTCCCCACTTGATGAGGCAATGGCATCTCAAGAGGAGGGAAAGGAGGAGACTTCTCAATGA
- the LOC110665550 gene encoding beta-1,3-galactosyltransferase 7 isoform X2 yields MKSRGTAKVSVKWIPILCVFCFALGILFSNRTWDPLESNGQLMAQRRREQELQVVSEDSTAQKKLSHDKDVMDEVLKTHEAIQSLDKSIAMLQMQLAASRSSQEMSLDGSAALSALSHEGLPRQKVFMVIGINTAFSSRKRRDSVRETWMPQGEKLLQLEREKGIVIRFMIGHSATSNSILDRAIDSEDSQHKDFLRLEHVEGYHELSAKTKIFFSTAVAKWDAEYYVKVDDDVHVNLGMLAATLARHRSKPRVYIGCMKSGPVLAQKNVKYHEPEYWKFGEEGNKYFRHATGQIYAISKDLATYISINQPILHKYANEDVSLGSWFIGLEVEHIDDRNMCCGTPPDCEWKAQAGNVCIASFDWSCSGICKSVEKIKFVHERCGEGDGAVWSALF; encoded by the exons ATGAAGAGCCGAGGCACTGCCAAAGTCTCTGTCAAGTGGATTCCGATCCTCTGTGTATTTTGCTTCGCTCTTGGAATTCTCTTCTCTAACAG GACGTGGGACCCACTTGAATCCAACGGTCAGCTTATGGCTCAGCGTCGACGTGAACAAGAGTTGCAAGTTGTATCCGAAGATTCAACAGCTCAGAAG AAACTTTCACATGATAAAGATGTAATGGACGAAGTTTTGAAAACTCATGAAGCAATTCA ATCGCTAGACAAGTCAATTGCAATGCTTCAAATGCAGTTAGCAGCATCTAGGAGTTCTCAGGAAATGAGCTTGGATGGTTCCGCTGCCTTGTCTGCCCTGTCTCACGAGGGCCTACCCCGGCAGAAAGTGTTCATGGTTATTGGGATTAACACAGCTTTTAGCAGTAGAAAGAGGCGTGATTCAGTCAGAGAGACTTGGATGCCTCAAG GGGAGAAGCTTCTTCAATTGGAGCGCGAGAAGGGGATTGTTATTCGCTTCATGATTGGCCATAG TGCCACATCTAATAGCATTTTAGATAGAGCCATTGATTCAGAAGATTCTCAGCATAAGGATTTCCTTAGACTG gaGCATGTTGAAGGATACCATGAATTGTCTGCAAAAACAAAAATATTCTTCTCCACTGCTGTTGCTAAGTGGGATGCTGAATATTACGTCAAGGTGGATGATGATGTCCATGTTAATCTGG GTATGCTGGCGGCTACTCTGGCACGGCATCGTTCAAAACCCAGAGTGTACATTGGATGCATGAAGTCGGGACCTGTTCTTGCTCAAAA GAATGTCAAATATCATGAACCAGAGTATTGGAAATTTGGAGAGGAAGGGAACAAATATTTCCGACATGCAACTGGACAGATATATGCAATCTCAAAGGATCTTGCAACATATATCTCAATCAACCA GCCCATATTGCACAAGTATGCTAATGAAGATGTGTCACTTGGATCATGGTTTATCGGTCTTGAGGTTGAGCACATTGATGACCGCAACATGTGCTGTGGAACTCCACCAG ATTGTGAGTGGAAGGCACAGGCAGGTAATGTATGCATTGCATCTTTTGACTGGAGCTGCAGTGGAATCTGCAAATCAGTGGAGAAGATCAAATTTGTTCATGAAAGATGTGGTGAAGGGGATGGAGCTGTATGGAGTGCTCTCTTTTAG
- the LOC110665550 gene encoding beta-1,3-galactosyltransferase 7 isoform X1 — protein sequence MKSRGTAKVSVKWIPILCVFCFALGILFSNRTWDPLESNGQLMAQRRREQELQVVSEDSTAQKKLSHDKDVMDEVLKTHEAIQPARSLDKSIAMLQMQLAASRSSQEMSLDGSAALSALSHEGLPRQKVFMVIGINTAFSSRKRRDSVRETWMPQGEKLLQLEREKGIVIRFMIGHSATSNSILDRAIDSEDSQHKDFLRLEHVEGYHELSAKTKIFFSTAVAKWDAEYYVKVDDDVHVNLGMLAATLARHRSKPRVYIGCMKSGPVLAQKNVKYHEPEYWKFGEEGNKYFRHATGQIYAISKDLATYISINQPILHKYANEDVSLGSWFIGLEVEHIDDRNMCCGTPPDCEWKAQAGNVCIASFDWSCSGICKSVEKIKFVHERCGEGDGAVWSALF from the exons ATGAAGAGCCGAGGCACTGCCAAAGTCTCTGTCAAGTGGATTCCGATCCTCTGTGTATTTTGCTTCGCTCTTGGAATTCTCTTCTCTAACAG GACGTGGGACCCACTTGAATCCAACGGTCAGCTTATGGCTCAGCGTCGACGTGAACAAGAGTTGCAAGTTGTATCCGAAGATTCAACAGCTCAGAAG AAACTTTCACATGATAAAGATGTAATGGACGAAGTTTTGAAAACTCATGAAGCAATTCA GCCTGCCAGATCGCTAGACAAGTCAATTGCAATGCTTCAAATGCAGTTAGCAGCATCTAGGAGTTCTCAGGAAATGAGCTTGGATGGTTCCGCTGCCTTGTCTGCCCTGTCTCACGAGGGCCTACCCCGGCAGAAAGTGTTCATGGTTATTGGGATTAACACAGCTTTTAGCAGTAGAAAGAGGCGTGATTCAGTCAGAGAGACTTGGATGCCTCAAG GGGAGAAGCTTCTTCAATTGGAGCGCGAGAAGGGGATTGTTATTCGCTTCATGATTGGCCATAG TGCCACATCTAATAGCATTTTAGATAGAGCCATTGATTCAGAAGATTCTCAGCATAAGGATTTCCTTAGACTG gaGCATGTTGAAGGATACCATGAATTGTCTGCAAAAACAAAAATATTCTTCTCCACTGCTGTTGCTAAGTGGGATGCTGAATATTACGTCAAGGTGGATGATGATGTCCATGTTAATCTGG GTATGCTGGCGGCTACTCTGGCACGGCATCGTTCAAAACCCAGAGTGTACATTGGATGCATGAAGTCGGGACCTGTTCTTGCTCAAAA GAATGTCAAATATCATGAACCAGAGTATTGGAAATTTGGAGAGGAAGGGAACAAATATTTCCGACATGCAACTGGACAGATATATGCAATCTCAAAGGATCTTGCAACATATATCTCAATCAACCA GCCCATATTGCACAAGTATGCTAATGAAGATGTGTCACTTGGATCATGGTTTATCGGTCTTGAGGTTGAGCACATTGATGACCGCAACATGTGCTGTGGAACTCCACCAG ATTGTGAGTGGAAGGCACAGGCAGGTAATGTATGCATTGCATCTTTTGACTGGAGCTGCAGTGGAATCTGCAAATCAGTGGAGAAGATCAAATTTGTTCATGAAAGATGTGGTGAAGGGGATGGAGCTGTATGGAGTGCTCTCTTTTAG